In Zea mays cultivar B73 chromosome 7, Zm-B73-REFERENCE-NAM-5.0, whole genome shotgun sequence, the following proteins share a genomic window:
- the LOC103632008 gene encoding uncharacterized protein encodes MLRHNLDVMHIEKNVCDNIVNTLLGIQRKSKDNLKYRLDLQSLGIRTELHPIPVGDKLYLPPASYTMSASEKTLFCEVLKGVKFPDGYASDIRNNVDVKEKKLVGLKSHDNHVLLQYLLPLAVRRILPEIVSAALIRVSNFFKQIYSPVIRISDMHKLESEIAETLSILETIFLPSFFDIMVHLMVHLPTQVRIAGPVQFRNMYPVERFLMRCKGHVRTRSHPEGSIAESYLFDESLTFCSRYLHCETRFNRKKRNDDGLDVDLINTTPFFHNIGRGLVGKRSVTLDHKTWLQAHRYVLFNYDHIEPYLK; translated from the exons ATGTTACGACATAATTTAGATGTCATGCATATCGAGAAGAATGTGTGTGATAACATTGTCAACACCCTCCTAGGCATTCAACGGAAGTCCAAGGATAACTTGAAATATCGTTTGGATCTTCAGTCCCTAGGCATTCGAACTGAGCTTCATCCTATTCCAGTGGGTGACAAGTTATATTTACCACCAGCATCATATACAATGAGTGCATCTGAGAAGACGTTATTTTGTGAGGTATTGAAAGGAGTAAAATTTCCAGATGGATATGCATCAGATATAAGAAACAATGTGGATGTGAAGGAGAAGAAGCTTGTTGGGCTAAAGAGCCATGATAACCATGTTCTGTTACAGTATTTACTCCCACTTGCTGTGAGAAGGATTTTACCAGAAATAGTTAGTGCTGCACTGATTCGTGTGAGCAATTTTTTCAAGCAAATCTATTCGCCAGTTATTCGTATAAGCGATATGCATAAGCTAGAGTCAGAAATAGCTGagactctaagcattcttgagaCTATATTCTTGCCATCCTTTTTTGATATTATGGTACACTTAATGGTTCATCTCCCTACTCAAGTCAGAATTGCTGGCCCTGTTCAATTTCGTAATATGTACCCAGTGGAGAG GTTTTTAATGAGATGTAAGGGCCATGTTCGCACTAGGAGTCACCCAGAAGGGTCAATTGCAGAAAGTTATCTATTTGATGAGAGTCTCACATTCTGTTCTCGCTATTTACATTGTGAAACTAGATTTAACCGGAAAAAAAGAAATGATGATGGCTTGGATGTTGATTTAATCAATACCACCCCTTTCTTCCATAACATAGGTCGTGGATTGGTTGGTAAGCGTAGTGTCACATTAGACCACAAAACATGGCTTCAAGCACATAGATATGTCTTGTTCAACTATGACCATATAGAGCCTTACTTGAAGTAA
- the LOC109940934 gene encoding uncharacterized protein → MVNFKHLFNTGDKELDEPFIFASQATQVYYVQDPIDADWFAVLKSKQRDMYDMEERLDNSTEIGSFLPDLDANTQVNVSIGGSCVRTDIDGIMIAENQPSKRKVCKRKRNG, encoded by the exons ATGGTCAACTTCAAGCATTTATTCAATACCGGTGACAAGGAATTAGATGAGCCATTTATTTTTGCATCTCAGGCAACTCAAGTTTACTATGTGCAAGATCCTATTGATGCTGATTGGTTTGCTGTTTTAAAGTCAAAACAACGTGACATGTATGATATGGAAGAAAGGCTAGACAATAGTACAGAAATAGGTTCTTTCTTGCCAGATTTGGATGCAAACACACAAGTTAATGTATCTATTGGTGGTAGTTGTGTTAGGACTGATATAGATGGAATAATGATTGCCGAAAACCAACCTAGCAA GAGGAAAGTTTGTAAGAGGAAGAGGAATGGGTAA
- the LOC109941017 gene encoding uncharacterized protein, with the protein MAVPVDKPIEYVKREERNLLTRTLAASTNGPTLRSRTERDIVDDNHEDSTSENSYEESENPINDEEQPIGHQNIRKGRGPTLKKNIYSSSGGPKICITLNEYGQPVGRNSKEFGNFIGTLVRKNIPVSCEDWRLVDSKKKFELWTKVKEYYEVDESGIDYVITSAAKKWREFKADLKSKYFDETLSFEELIAKRDERVKESDWEWLITYWMSPEAEVRTNRGKDNRSKLTMSHAAGSKSYARVGHELAEQQGRPARRDEIYVRTHTRKNKEGDIVPLPGAEIFINKFEEVVAENPELKDRSIEDGDLYAHVFGEKEPRGRIRGLGLGPTPQDVGTPGTQMKISTKLQMALQARSQSEQEVRALRQDMNQMKEKMDQIYQMMVAAQGVQHIESPSQHGSNSRQNSRVHRSDEVAHGYNGNDHSPNMVEDDLQLTRRVASTMGRPRNREDVNTIEEQSRRRDIATMVPQRNHGSPQNADDNHVGKEVILYSMMRSEVPVAIANIISTDPTTKVADVPLGREFTQVFVTRVLKRESTLPRPYLGVESMGDALFMPVAWPTNKVILQPCILFM; encoded by the exons ATGGCAGTACCAGTGGATAAACCCATTGAATATgtgaagagagaggaaaggaacTTACTG ACAAGGACATTAGCAGCTTCAACTAATGGTCCTACTTTGCGATCAAGGACTGAAAGGGATATTGTTGATGATAACCACGAGGATAGTACTTCTGAAAATAGTTATGAAGAATCTGAAAATCCCATCAATGATGAAG AGCAACCTATTGGGCATCAAAATATAAGGAAAGGAAGGGGCCCAACCTTGAAGAAGAACATATATTCAAGTAGTGGTGGGCCTAAAATCTGCATTACCCTTAATGAATATGGACAACCAGTTGGTAGGAACAGCAAAGAGTTTGGTAATTTCATAGGAACTTTGGTGAGGAAAAATATCCCGGTTTCTTGTGAGGATTGGAGACTAGTTGATTCTAAAAAGAAGTTTGAGTTATGGACAAAAGTGAAG GAATACTATGAAGTGGATGAATCTGGTATAGATTATGTTATAACATCTGCAGCAAAAAAGTGGAGAGAGTTTAAGGCTGACCTAAAGAGCAAATATTTTGATGAAACATTGAGTTTTGAAGAGCTTATTGCTAAAAGGGATGAAAGGGTGAAAGAATCTGATTGGGAGTGGTTGATAACTTATTGGATGTCTCCAGAAGCCGAG GTTCGTACAAACAGAGGTAAAGATAATCGTTCAAAGCTGACTATGTCGCATGCAGCTGGTAGCAAGAGTTATGCTCGTGTGGGGCATGAACTG GCCGAGCAACAAGGACGCCCTGCGAGAAGAGATGAAATATATGTTAGAACACACACGCGTAAGAACAAAGAAGGGGATATTGTGCCTCTACCTGGAGCAGAAATATTCATT AATAAATTTGAAGAAGTTGTTGCTGAGAACCCAGAACTGAAGGACAGAAGTATTGAAGATGGTGATTTATATGCACATGTTTTTGGAGAGAAAGAACCAAGAGGTCGTATTCGTGGTTTAGGCTTAGGACCAACTCCACAAGATGTAGGCACTCCTGGAACTCAAATGAAAATATCAACAAAGCTTCAAATGGCATTGCAAGCTCGCAGTCAGTCTGAGCAAGAGGTTAGAGCCTTAAGACAGGATATGAATCAAATGAAAGAGAAAATGGATCAAATTTATCAAATGATGGTAGCAGCTCAAGGGGTGCAACATATAGAAAGCCCATCACAACATGGGTCTAATTCTCGACAG aaCTCAAGGGTGCATCGGTCAGATGAGGTGGCACATGGTTACAATGGTAATGACCATTCACCAAATATGGTTGAAGATGACTTGCAGCTTACTAGGCGAGTTGCAAGCACTATGGGCCGTCCAAGGAATCGTGAAGATGTTAATACTATTGAAGAGCAAAGTCGCAGGCGAGACATTGCAACAATGGTACCTCAAAGAAATCATGGATCACCTCAAAATGCAGATGATAATCAT GTTGGTAAAGAAGTCATATTATATTCTATGATGAGATCAGAAGTTCCTGTTGCAATAGCAAATATTATCTCAACCGACCCAACCACTAAGGTTGCAGATGTTCCTCTTGGAAGGGAGTTTACACAGGTTTTTGTGACTCGTGTGCTAAAAAGGGAAAGTACTCTACCACGACCATACTTAGGTGTAGAGAGTATGGGAGATGCTCTTTTTATGCCCGTTGCATGGCCAACGAACAAGGTAATACTACAACCTTGTATTTTATTTATGTAA